In Mangifera indica cultivar Alphonso chromosome 7, CATAS_Mindica_2.1, whole genome shotgun sequence, the genomic window AGAATGGAAAATGTTTCTCTTGATTCTAAATTTGGTTTCAAAGTTTTTCCATTGACATTGCAATGTGTATAGTTCGTTCGATCTTTTCAGCACAAGACTCGGGTTGGTATTCATCGACAGGAAATTTTTCAGGTGGGTGAAATCTGATCAGTGGTTTAAAACTAAGAATGATCTAATGGGGTTGCTTCTCCAGTGAAAGGTCCGGACGGCTGTTGAATTCTTTCTTAACCTCTTGGTTTTATTAGCCTCttagtttaattttggataattataattaacttgAAACATTGAAAAAAGTGTGTCAAGgagaaaatatattcataatatagTAGTGGAATCATGCacggaaaaaataattttatatatcatatattatatattaagtattatattatattgtcttgtatgatataatttttaagaaattaaataataaaatattagtaaaataactaaaaaatgtaattgacatgttattattttaaaaaatatcacaaatattttagaaattttaaaatttttcatatacactattattatattatcattttttttaaagcatattgatttatattgataatatatatcatattatatgatacatatcatattatataatatatttattatatcatattaattatgatatattttataatacgtattattttttatttgtattatattttatgatatatattatatactataagatactaataattataCTTTAACACCGAACCAAATTTATGTGAAAGTCTAATAAAGGAAAAGTCATTAgaatatgatgaaaatattttcattatgaaTAAGTAAGATtataaagtgaaaaagaaagtgCATTTGTATCTTCCTACTTTAGGCACTCTTTCTATACATCTTTACACATACTTTTACATAAAATGCCTAGCCCGAGTACTTGATACGCATACTTGCAAGTAACATACATATAATAGGTTGCATTTGTTCTACAAGTATGTCATACTCGTTTGTCGTTTTTTTTCTATTCACtaacttttatatttatcaagtgTAATCAACAGTTTATCCGTAGAGTTATGTGATTCACATTGTCGGGGTGAAACTCTCACACTagatattttcttaaaaatttacatctcgaactcatatttttatggtttaaattttagaatttagaaCACCACTATTACAACAAAGTGCTACAAAACATTGATATTATGTTGTAGTAACAATTATGATGCAGCCGGCCGGGGAATCAATAGACTGCATTTTGGGATCAAAGTGTAATTTTTGAAGAATGAGAGGATCAATGACATTTAAAATTACACATATcaattaatgacaaaaaattgcttacatatttaataattctaaaaaaatattttattcggAATTCCGTATTACACAATTATGAATTGATAtggttaataataataataatatttccatgagctataaaaatcaaatttaatagattCCCCTAAGTCCATAAAAATCTAAAGGGAACACTTAGCCTCAGGACGAAAATGTAGTTTTTATAAACCTAAGGAATGGAAATGTACTTTTTAAAAGCATTGTGCGGTTACATAAGGGCCAAACTGAGAGAGCTGGCCAGCCCTTGCTTTACGGTATACTCGAATATTTTAGCAGGAATGCTACTgaacaagaagatgaagaagaatctAGAACTTCTCCTCCTactttcatctctttttttccGTTGCGTTTCCTCTGAAATCTTCTTTGAAGAGCGCTTCGAAGgtcaaaatttatcatttcagtTCACAATCTTGATGATTATCTAATGAATTGATCGTTAtaaccaaagtttgaaaatcgtTGTTTTCTGTTCAAACTTGTTAGATGGATGGAAAAGCAGATGGGTTTTGTCTGACTGGAAGAGAGCTGAAGGAAAAGCCGGAACTTTTAAGCACACTGCCGGGAAATGGTCTGGAGATCCTGATGATAAAGGTGtttgcttttattattaatatcacgAGAGTGGTTCAAGTTCATTTTCACCTGTTAAAGATACAGTTATACAAAATCTATTGTTTTTTCTGCATAATAGAGTTCCCTTTTTTAAGTGTTCCTTATTGTTAACTTCATTACGCAATATTTTGGGTTTGACTCTTCTATGCATTGTTTCCACGTTTTGTAGTTGTAAGTCACGTATTTGTCGATTGAAGTAGTGTTGTGTTcttggttcatgcatttttcTATGTTTAGTGTTGTCTCTTTGTGGTATAACTGTTCATGTCTTTCCTTGTGTTTATctatggtaatttttttttttcaatgaatgGTCTCAAAAGGAAAGGAGATATTTGATTGTTAGTTTAAGATTTGAGGACATGCTAGGTATGGTTATGAAAACGATATTTTGAAGATGAAAGTAATGAAAGGGAAGAgttttttgaaaataacaaaatatatgtattttagcGTGATAGTGGTACAAGTTCACGTTTAAAACTTACCAAAGTGCAAAATTACATGTAAATAAAGTATGTtggtaaaatcaaatttttatttttcttagtcTCCCTTGTAATTTAGTTCATTATGCATGTAATGTTTTAACTTTGGTCTTACAACCTAAGCAAATCTCACATCACTTGGAAATGTTAAGATAAAGACTTGTTGAATTACTTGTGAGTTTTTTAGTTGTCAAAACACATTTTAGGTTGTAAAACCTAAAAACAAAATGTCAACAGTGGGTCAGACTATTCgactaaaatgttaaaaatggtatcaaagtcaCTGTGAACTTATAAACTATCAAAacacgttttgggttgcaaaatgGACCACGatgttaaagatatttttttctgCATTGTTTCCAAATTGCCATGTTTTGTAGATCATGTTGTTTCTGGATTGAAGTAGTATCGTGTTCCTAGTTCATGCATttgtgatattgttttatctgcTAGTGATTTATATACAGTTCACGTTTTCATTGTGTTTTCCCTTTGGTAAAGGTTCtgttttctgtttgttttgttttcgaTGAATGATCTAAGAAGTGAATAAGAAATTCAATTTGGTAGTTTTAGATTTGAGGATATGCTCGGTATGATTATTTAAGAACTttattttgaagaagaaaataatgaaagggtagagtttcttttttaaaaaaaaaaaaacaaatatagtaTTTAATATGTGAGCacaaagatattttatttgatgttcATATTAGTTTTAGGAATCAAATATAAATGACTTAGAGaatactaatttaaaatataaaggcttTTTTATCTTTGGTTGCTTTCTATTCCTAATTAGGGAAAGAAAGATCTTGCATTTTCTGAAAATGGAAAATGAGAATATGTGCTGAACACAGATTCTGCATTTTAATTACTCTAGGGAAACAGgaaaaaatgtaacaaaatgCTCCTAACAGACCTGCAGTTTCTAACTGAATAGAAAATGAATAACTTTTACTGGGTATATGATGGAATATCAAGTATTTTAGTATATAGTATTAAATtacttgaaatttgaagaaCTTGGTGGGTTTGACTTTGATGTTCATTGATGCATATTTTATCGATCAGTAAGAAATTAAGTGTATTGAAGTTCCATGCTTATATGTAGTGGAAATACATAGGACCGGGTTTAGTTTCTAACTTAATAGCAGCCAATGGATTAAATGATTAATTGTTGTTTTGGTCCAAAGGGCTATTGGTAAACTTATGTTTCGTTTTTTGTGCTTTGTTGACCTTTTGAGACCAATAAAAAAAACCTATCGATTAATAACTTCATTGAACTTAAGGCTTTTATATTTGCAAGTAGGAGGAGGTGAACACCACATTGCTGTGGGCCGTTGGATAATAATGAGAATATTTGGATAAGATAAAGTGGCATGTCGATTGTTACTGATTACCCAAGATTGCTGATCATAGCAGATACTGATGATGCTTGAAAGTCTTGCAGGTATTCAGACTTATAATGATGCCAAACATTTTGCCATATCCGCAAAGATACCAGAGTTCAGCAACAAGAATAGAACTCTAGTGGTCCAATACTCTATTAAGTTTGAACAGAACATTGAATGTGGTGGTGGTTACATTAAGCTTCATTCTGGTTATGTGAATCAGAAGAAATTTGGTGGTGATACCCCTTACGTGTATGTAAAATTGTTGTATTTTCCATGTGGCATATGCATTTTTGCAGCTTAGGCCCCCTTTTAGTATGGGGGATTGGACTGGATTAAACACAATAATACCTTGTTATAATCTGGACTGGACTGCATTCCAGCTTTACTTGTACAActtttttgaaagatttttaatttgtaacttattttttactagatatataatcatttattacTATGGTCATATAAGGtgaaaaaatggtttttcaCTGTAGTTCACTGATGAAAAAGCTTATACATTTAATATAAGTAGTATTATGCGGTCATTGTTTTTTGTTCTTAAGATTACTAGATAGCAGTATACGCAATGATAGTCCTCTgactttcactttttttttatgcaGTTTGATGTTTGGACCAGATATATGTGGCACACAGACAAAAAAGCTTCACGTTATACTGTCCTATCAAGGGCAAAATTATCCCATAAAAAAGGATCTCCAATGTGAAACAGACAAGCTAACACATTTTTACACGTTCATTCTTAGGCCTGATGCCAGTTATAGCATCCTAGTTGATAACCGAGAAAGAGATTCAGGGAGCATGTACACAGATTGGGATATACTTCCCCCCCGGAAAATCAAGGATGTTAATGCGAAAATGGTATAACCATGAGCTCTTATGTTCTTTTTGAATTGTGGTAttcatattatgaaatattgtTACCATGCTAGTTTTGAAGCTCTggatataaatttttgtttttgtttttgttttttttgttttctgaaGATTTTACTTATCATTATGAAACCACAACTTGCTTGAGTAGAATTTTCATTATCATGTCTAAGCTATCATTGTATCTCTTCTTATTAGAAAGCATCAAGTATTGCTTATTTTAGGCTTGCCGCTTCTCTTACTTCGTATATATTTCCATTCACAGCCAGCAGATTGGGATGATAGAGAATACATTGATGATCCTAATGATGTAAAACCAGAGGTATGATGTATGATTCTCTTTCATATTGATTGCTGAAATTGTATTTAGGAATTGTTCCACATAAATTACACTTATATTTACCTGTCTTATTATTGCAGGGATATGATTCAATCCCGGCTGAGATTCCTGATCCCAAAGCTAAAGAGGTTCGTTGATTGCTTAAGAATTTCATCAATTATGTTGTCTTCCATTCCTCTCCAGTCTATTTAGGGAGATTCAAGACATTCAATTTACCAAACCCACCagaaatttctttcttttttgtttttgttttgttttttaatttttccttccAAAAGGGATGTGATAGATTGTGGTTATATTTTCTTAGGGATTCCAACTCCTATATTTGCCCTGTAGTTTATCTTGCTGAAAGGATGACTCTATTATCAATTAGAATAGGTTATATGATTTTTGTCTAAGTTTATTTGTCAGTAGAAAGCCATAGGAggagaaataaatttatgacaATGCATGTCCTTATCTTCTTGTTGTTGATAGCCTGACAACTGGGATGAAGAAGAGGATGGAATATGGAGGCCACCTAAGATTCCGAATCCAGCTTACAAAGGACCATGGAAGCGCAAGGTGTGCTCAAGTTTCTAATAGAAAGCTGAATCAGACCTTCTTGTTGcaatttctaaattttgaattttttgtggTACTGCAGAGAATCAAGAACCCCAACTACAAGGGAAGGTGGAAGACTCCATGGATTAATAACCCAGGTAAATCTCTTCAGGGACTAGATGGTGTCACTTGTTGAAGATTTGAGGAAAACCATTTAAATGTTagttaaaagagaaataaaattattgtatgGAAAAGTTGATCAGGTATCCAGGTGGagtaaatttaagtttagagTTGGACCAGATTGTATGGTAAAACTGCTGCAATCCAGTTTGGTTGAAACTCCTATTTTCAAGGGTACGAGCCAGTGGTTTGTgctaaaatattaatttgatattgcCTCAAGTATCTGACCAAGATTTGATCCAGCTGAATGTAGGGTGCATACAAGGCCCTGGCCATGTGCCCTTGAACCTTGCCTTTGaccaaaacacaataataatgatttaaaaagtAAACTTTGTATATGAAAGGTCATTAATTTAACCTCTTAAAATCTCGTATAGATCAGTTATTAGACCAAACATAAAATTGTAACGACTTTTTAACAATTTGTTCATGTatccaaataatttaattgttcttGTAGcataaaagttttatatttttttttagaggaaaaaaatgaattgattgGTTAGCAAATAAAGTCACTTGGCTTTCCTGCAATAAAGGGATATTTTTTTTGGAGCAAGTATTCATTAGTACATGCGCCTGTGCATCTGTCCATGTGTTTGGGTGCACTTGTTTTCACCTAGTATCTGAACAATCTTGCACTTATTGGAAACTTCACTCTCTAAATGTAATTTGAAACATTGAATAATTTCCCCACTTATCTTTGTCCAGAGTTTGAAGATGACCCTGACCTTTATGTGCTGAAGCCAATCAAATATGTGGGAATTGAAGTTTGGCAGGTAAATAGCTTGAATATTCTTGTGTTTTTTCTAATAAGAATAGAAGTGCAAATTTAAATTTCTGATATCTACATATTATGATATCATTCCAGTAGTTTCTGTCATACATCAACAGTCTTTGACCTACAGCATTATACTGTACTTTTTCTTAATAAAGTTAGCTATGCTAGAATTAGTGGATCGTTCGTTGCATTGCAGGTGAAGGCCGGCTCTGTTTTTGACAACATCTTGATTTGTGATGATCCGCAATATGCGAAACAAGTTGTAGAAGATATTTGGGCGAGCAACCGAGAGGTGAGCCACAGTACTCTGAAGtctatttctatttctttttcattatgggTTTGTTGTTTAGACCTCTTATACATCTGTATCGATTCCCACTTCTAACCttgttttatgttaaaattcagGCTGAAAAAGAGGCATTTGAGGAGGcagaaaaagagaggaaagcTCGGGAAGAAGAGGTTTAGTTAACTTTCCTTACTGGGTTTTGCAATCAATGTCACAATTATTCTCAATTGTATTTTCTGAATCTTGCTTTAACTAATGTGTGTTATTGTGCAGGAGGCTAGAAGAGCTagagaagaaggtgaaaagaggaagagagagaggaATCGTCGTTATGAAGAAAGGAGCCAACGCAGAAGGGTAATGTGTCTCACATTTCCTCTCAtccatcatttttttctttagacTGTGATTTACTTCTTATTGTTATTCTTGATTTGATTTAACACAATCACCCTTagtctatttttccttttttccaaGTAAGTGAAGTCCTCTATTAATTGCTTGCTTGTCATTTAGCTGAGTGTCTTTGCTTTGTTACATTGGAATTTTCGCAACTTGTAGAGCTTCACCAAAATTTGGTCTTTCTAGTAGAAgtatttgtcaaaataaaatttaaaaaactggACCATCCTTGAAAGATCTTGTTTTATATATGAACGAGTTTGATGAACGAAAATGATGAAATACATGGCTGCAGTTGACTTCATTGGCTTTCTTAAGATTATCGTTGAGTGAATAACCAGTGCAGTTTGTTCTGTCAAGAAACAACAGAACAAATTAGTAGCTAAAAGATGAGAATGTAATTTTGCAGAAAAACATCTAGTTGGTTGGATGGTCCTTCCTTTCTATGGCCTTGAAATATTTTACACATGGTTCACTTGTGATACTTCTGTTGCTTTAATGAAACATGAATTTGATCTCAAAGATTTTGGTTTTGCAGCGTGACCGCTATGACTTGGATGATTACCATGTAAGTGTTGAAGACACTCTCTCttctctgttttttattttcttcatttctattCTATCCGTCCAAAGAGTATTCTGCTAATTCTAATGATTGATATGGAATATGAGGCTGCTCGACTTGGTGCCTCTCCTCACTTCCCATTTATTTCATGCCATGGGAAGCCTTGTCTTTACACCTCttgtaaaatcaatttatgaACTTGCATTTAATGTTTGGATTGAAGGCAATAGGATTTTCAATAGAACAATGCAGGTGATGAAACAAGCATTACAACTGAAATACAACAACTAGTGCTGTAACATGATAGAATTCTGAAGGTTTAGGATTTTCCTCAAAGTTTATTGAGTTTTCCTACCTCTGAGAGATTGTAAGGATTGATAGGGATCTCAATTCCAAACTCAAATTCACTAAATGCATTTGGTGGTATTCTAGGAGCATGTGAAGTTAAGAGTATCGTTATGATAATATTCCCTAGGCCTTTCTCTTTCAAACTTGGGTTCGTTTAGTAGGATCGGGGTATTTCTAGCAACAAGTGCAAATATCAGTATGTGAATCCCATTTCTCTAAAGATTAATGCTACGCGTACAAGTTCTCTTATTAATGGATATTAACAaattgatgtgttatcatatgattcgatgatttaattatttattttatttttattttaaaattatatcataatactTGGGGTTTGTTTGTATCCGTTTGTAAGAGCATGTTTATTCATGAAGTATTACATGATTATTAGTATTATACAATACAAGTGAAAAACGATATATACCTTAAagtatataagaaattaatacGATACGGTTGGTgattatacgatatgatacatcGTGCtttgtatatgtaattttatcaatacaAACTTATACACCGTTTTGGAAAAGTGATGACGTGACATGAGtgtatctaataaattttaaaactttgtaagTGTTTGTGAtagtttttaatatgataatgtGATAATGATAattcgttattattttattagtatttatttatttaagtgtTCTCTATGGAAACCCtaatatttccttttttatctGGCAGGATGAACTATGAGCTAGATCTTCCTCAATTTACAAGTATGTGTTACTCTACTTGAAAACTAAGTATGTTTCACATTTCTTGAGGCAgaatttttcatcatgtaaaaCTCACtgttgcaaaatttttttttttgttgtaatatcataatcaaaatgGGAATGATTTCCCCATCTTAATGAATTGATTCACTTGCTAGCATTGTTGGGGACTGGATTTCATGTATTTTCTctttgaatttgacatttttattcaaatcgaagAAGGAAACATATTAGCGGATATTTGTGATCTAACACAAACTAAATATTTgatggagattttttttttcttttctatttttttaatcatagtAGACATAGCCATAGGTCTTGCCAGGGTGAATTTGGTGTGGTATGTCGTGGCCACGAGTTGTGTCGTGTCGAGGTCCTCCAAAGGGTGGGTCTTATGGTTCATGTTAGCCTACAACATTGCAAGCTGAGGGCACCCATGACTCGTGCCTCTATGGGTCTTTAGTAGATTGACTTGTGTATGTTAAcagttatattatatttgagtaatattatatatatttattttaagtaaattatttaattataaaataatatatattaaaga contains:
- the LOC123221137 gene encoding calreticulin-3-like, producing the protein MEMYFLKALCGYIRAKLRELASPCFTVYSNILAGMLLNKKMKKNLELLLLLSSLFFRCVSSEIFFEERFEDGWKSRWVLSDWKRAEGKAGTFKHTAGKWSGDPDDKGIQTYNDAKHFAISAKIPEFSNKNRTLVVQYSIKFEQNIECGGGYIKLHSGYVNQKKFGGDTPYVLMFGPDICGTQTKKLHVILSYQGQNYPIKKDLQCETDKLTHFYTFILRPDASYSILVDNRERDSGSMYTDWDILPPRKIKDVNAKMPADWDDREYIDDPNDVKPEGYDSIPAEIPDPKAKEPDNWDEEEDGIWRPPKIPNPAYKGPWKRKRIKNPNYKGRWKTPWINNPEFEDDPDLYVLKPIKYVGIEVWQVKAGSVFDNILICDDPQYAKQVVEDIWASNREAEKEAFEEAEKERKAREEEEARRAREEGEKRKRERNRRYEERSQRRRRDRYDLDDYHDEL